One window of the Zetaproteobacteria bacterium genome contains the following:
- a CDS encoding F0F1 ATP synthase subunit B, with protein sequence MSIDLTFIGQIVVFLTLVWLMKKHLYGPLNEMMEERARKIAEGLAAAEAGQEQRKKAEAEVERQLAKARAEAQAILSRAESRAAEINEEAVHKARSDAEQILAAAREEIAAETERARQALRGEVASIAMAAAEQIIQAELDAKRHTALIESIIEREYGKA encoded by the coding sequence ATGAGTATCGACCTCACATTCATCGGTCAGATCGTGGTGTTCCTCACCCTGGTCTGGCTGATGAAAAAACACCTCTACGGCCCTCTGAACGAGATGATGGAGGAGCGTGCACGCAAGATCGCCGAGGGGCTGGCCGCGGCGGAGGCGGGGCAGGAGCAGCGCAAGAAGGCCGAGGCCGAAGTGGAGCGGCAGCTCGCCAAGGCCCGTGCCGAGGCTCAGGCCATCCTCTCCAGGGCCGAGAGCCGTGCGGCGGAGATCAACGAGGAGGCGGTCCACAAGGCGCGCAGCGATGCCGAGCAGATTCTCGCCGCCGCCCGGGAGGAGATCGCGGCGGAGACCGAGCGTGCCCGGCAGGCGCTTCGCGGCGAGGTGGCCTCGATCGCCATGGCGGCGGCGGAGCAGATCATCCAGGCGGAGCTCGACGCCAAGCGCCATACCGCCCTGATCGAGTCGATCATCGAGCGGGAGTACGGCAAGGCGTGA
- a CDS encoding F0F1 ATP synthase subunit C codes for MDTHTIITAATAISVGLILAAAGLGSAIGWGLITSKTLEGIARQPEMRPQLMFNMFIFAGLMESFPFIIMAFALWFLFANPFIG; via the coding sequence ATGGACACACACACGATCATCACCGCGGCGACCGCCATCTCCGTCGGGCTGATCCTCGCCGCCGCCGGTCTCGGGTCGGCCATCGGCTGGGGGCTGATCACCTCCAAGACGCTGGAAGGGATCGCGCGTCAGCCGGAGATGCGGCCCCAGCTGATGTTCAACATGTTCATCTTCGCCGGTCTGATGGAGTCCTTCCCCTTCATCATCATGGCCTTCGCCCTCTGGTTCCTCTTCGCCAATCCGTTCATCGGATGA